Part of the Oscillospiraceae bacterium genome, CGACGTGGAGACGATTGGCCGTCCGGTGGCGAGGTATTCATAAAATTTCAGCGGGCTCACATCCTGGGCCAGCGCGCCCGCCTGAAACAGATTCAGGCAGACGTCGAAGCGGGCGAGATAATGTGGCAGCTCCTTGTGCGGCTTCAGCCCCACGAGGTGGATGTTCGGCTGCGCCTGCAGCGGCGCGACGTCTACCCCGGGCAGTGGCGCGCCAACCAGCACAAACGACCAGCCAGGGCGGGCGTGCGCCACCGCCAGCAGCAGCGCGCAGTCGACGCAGGGCTGGATCATCCCCACAAACCCAAAGATCGGATTTTTGATTTGAAACAGCTCGTCCGGAAACGGCAGATCTTGCTCCGACGCTACGCGGTGGAACAACTCGAAGTGGACGCCGTTGGGGATAAGATAGGTGTTTTTGTTGTATACCTTCAGCCGCTCACAGAGCCCCTGCGCCGTCGCGAACACCACGTCGGCCTTGGCCGCAAGATCCGCCTCCATTGCGTCGACGACCGCCGGCGTCATGAGTCCTCCGTAGGCCGAATGCCGGTCAACGCAGTCGTACACGAGCGCCCGATGCGGCAGCCGATCCACGACATCGGCCGCCGTCGGACTGTAACACCACAGCAGCGGGTTCTCGAATCCGTGCGCCTCAAAGACCCGGCGCAAGTAGCGTGCCTGCGCGCGCTGGTTGAGCCGGTTGACCAGGCGGTACTTGTTGTACATCGGCCAGACGGGCGGCGTCGCGTACACGGTCACGCGGCCGCCGGCGACGGGCTCGCCCTCACCCCGCCAGGCGTGCAGCCGCCCGGCCGCCGCCGGGTCTTTGAACGGCGCGGCGCGGCTGACGGGCGGCTCAAAGTAGAGCACCCGGTGGCCGGTCAGCCGGCCCATGACCTGTTGTTTGCGGGTCGGAACAGGGTGCCAGTTGGTCGTGGAGAGACAGACTATTTTTGACATGGGGCTCCCCTCAGCATTTCCTGCAAAATTTCCATATTGCGGCCTTCGACGGCACGCAGCCGCGCCACGGCCCTGAGCCGCTCTTCCGCCTGGCCGCTCTCCGCCAGGGCGCCGTCGATCAGCGCTTTCAGCCTGGCCGCGTCCACCGACGCGAAGGGCGTATACCACGACTGTCCCATGTATGTCAAAAAAGCGGTGACTTTTTCGTCGTACGCCACGCCCACGAGCGGAATGCCCTGCCCGGAAGCGAAGATCAGCGCGTGCAGACGCATGGCCACGACAGCCCGACACCGGCCCAGGATGCCGATGACCTCCCCGGCCGGCCCTGTGTGAGAGAGCAGATGATGCGCTCCCTTCACCCGCGCGGCCGCCAAGGCCGCCGCCTCGATGTCGCCCCGGCGCTCAATGGGGAGAAAGACGGGCACGAGCCCGTAGGCGTCGCGGACATAGTCGGCCGCCTCGGCAAAAGCGGCGGCCTTACCCTCGAACCCGGGCCAGCGCCGCAGTGCAAAGGCAATGTAATCGCCGTTTGGCGGCACGCCCTGCGAGAGCAGCAGGCTATCGATGCGCTCCCGCGCTGCAACCGGCAGGTTGAGCGCCGGGTCGGCGGAGAGAACGATGCGCGGACGCGTGACGCCCAGCCGCCCAATGTCGGCCAGAGAACTCTCTTCTCGAAGCGTAATCGCCTCGACGCGGCGATCCAGCACACGGGCGGTAAGCCGTCGATTCAGCCGGCCCGTCAGCGGACCGACCCCGCAGCCGTACATCAGCACTCGGGCGCCCAGACGGTGCGCCCAGACGATGGTCAATAGGTAGTACCAAAGAGAACGGTTGGACGTGACGTTTTGGATCAAACTGCCGCCGCCCGAGATAAACAGCGCGGCGCGGCGCGCGGCGCGCCAGAACCCCCAGGGGTTGAACGTATACACCGAGGAGACGCCGCAGGTGCGCCGCGTCTGGCGCGGGCTTCGAGAGAGCACGACGACGGGCCTGTCGGGGTCCACGGCGCGGATCTCCCGCACGATTCCCTCCAAGATGGCGTCGTCCCCGGCGTTGTTGTACCCGTAGGCGCCGCAGACGAGCACCCCCTCCCGGCGAGCGGGCGGGCGGGCGGCACGGCGAAGGATGACGCGGTAGATCTCTTCCTGCGTGTCCAGCATCACCTCCATCGAGAATGTCCGGACAGCTTTCTGATAGAGCCCCTCGCCCATGCGCATCCGCAGCGCCGGATCGTCGCAGAGACAGCGCAAATGTTCGGCCAACGCACCGGCGTCGCCCGGCCGAAATAGATACCCGTTCACCATGTGGTCGACGAGCGCCGGGACGCCGCCCACCGCGGTGGCCACGGTGGCCCGCCGCGCGCGCGCGCCCTCGAGCAGAGCATAGGGGAACGTCTCCGTCAGCGAGGTGAGCAGGTTGATGTCGATGGCCTGGTAAAAGGCCTCCATATCGGTCATCCAACCGGTGAAACACACGCGGTCGGCCAGCCCCAGCGCGTCCGCAAGCGCGCGCAAGCGGTCGTACAGCTCGCCGTGCCCCGCGATGACGAGCCGCAGCCGGGAGCAGTGCGCCGCCGCCGCCGCGAATCCGCGCAGGAGAGTGTCGATGTCTTTAACCGGGGAGAGCCGGGCGGCGATCCCGCAGACCACGTCGTCCGGCGCCGGCGAGAAGCCGTACGGCGCCCAAAACGCCGCGCGGTCCACCGGCGCGGGGATTTTTGTAAAGTCCAGCCCGTTATATAACGTGAACAGCCTGTCCGGCGAGAAACCGCGATCGCACAGCAGGTCGGTCATGCCCTGCGATACGCCGATGCGGTAGTCGAGGCGGCGCAAGGCCCACTTGTTGATGTTGCCATATGTCACGCGGGCCAGCGGCCGGCCCAGATAGTCATGCCGGTAATCGGAATGCACGGTGGTCACGGTGGGCACGGGCCGGCGCCGGCGCAGCAGTCCGGCGACCATGTTGCCGCGGGAGCCGTGGCTGTGGACGACATCGGCGCCTTCCGCCGCGAGCAGTGCCTCCAGCCTGTCCACCGCGGCGCCGGGACGGTCCGGCAGCACTTCCACCGCAAACCCGCCCAGCGCGCGCGCCTCCTCGGCAAACGGTCCTTCACGAAAGACCGCCAGCCGCACGTTCATCCGCGCCGACAGACCCTTCAGCAGGGACAGCACATGCGTCTTCGCGCCGCCCACGTCCCCGCCGCTGATCAAATGTAAAATTTTCATGCTCGCCTCTCCCGCGCCGCCGTATGGCCACCGGTCCCTCCGTCGGGAACCTCAAAAGGCGCGTTGCCGTCTGAAAACGAAGCGAATGCCGCGTCCGGCAGAAGTTATTTCGGAGCGCCTGCTTGTCAAGGGACAAAAAATATTATACAATGTCCCGTGTTACGGGTCAAGCTTTCCGGCGCGGCGCGGGTGCGGTCAAATCGCCGCCGCGCGTGTGCCGGTACGGAAAACCGCCCAAAAAAATTTGTCCGGCGCCGGCGCCGGACGCGGGGGAGATGTGGCGATGGATCTTGTAAAGCCGATGATCGAACACGTGGTGTACCCCCTGATGGAGCGCAGGCGCGGAAACCAGATCCGCCCCTATCTGCGCGCGTTGCTTGCCAGCGAAACCCTGTCGCCGGACGAACTTGAGGCGCTTCAACGGCGACAGCTCAAGGCGCTGCTGGACGTGTGCGCCCGCGAGGTGCCGGCTTACCGGTCCCTGGGCGCGGAGGGCGCTCAGCCATTCAGCCGCTTTGCGGACATCCCGCCGCTCACCCGTGCGGCGCTGCGGGCGGAGCCGGACGCCTTTCTGGCCGCCTCGGCGCGCCCTGAGGCACTGATCCCCGGGACGTCGGGCAGTACGACTGAGGACGCGCCGGCCCGGTTCTATCTCGACCGCCGTGCGGTGGAACATTATGAGGCGGCGCGCTGGCGTGGTCTCTCCTGGTGGGGCATCACGCCGGGCAGCCGCAGCGTCATGGTGTGGGGCGCGCCCGTCGAGTGGGAGCGCTCGAAACAGGCCGCCTACAGGCGCCGGGAGAAGTGGCTGAAAAACCGTGTGATGATCCCGGCGCACGACCTGTCGAAAGCGGCGCTGCCCGGGCACATCGCGCTGCTGGACCGTTACC contains:
- a CDS encoding glycosyltransferase — protein: MSKIVCLSTTNWHPVPTRKQQVMGRLTGHRVLYFEPPVSRAAPFKDPAAAGRLHAWRGEGEPVAGGRVTVYATPPVWPMYNKYRLVNRLNQRAQARYLRRVFEAHGFENPLLWCYSPTAADVVDRLPHRALVYDCVDRHSAYGGLMTPAVVDAMEADLAAKADVVFATAQGLCERLKVYNKNTYLIPNGVHFELFHRVASEQDLPFPDELFQIKNPIFGFVGMIQPCVDCALLLAVAHARPGWSFVLVGAPLPGVDVAPLQAQPNIHLVGLKPHKELPHYLARFDVCLNLFQAGALAQDVSPLKFYEYLATGRPIVSTSQPDQVRDFADAVYIADGPEAFIAACEKALAERGTWRQRQRIAYGRAASWDARVQQMTDILGRHGIFEDRL
- the csaB gene encoding polysaccharide pyruvyl transferase CsaB, encoding MKILHLISGGDVGGAKTHVLSLLKGLSARMNVRLAVFREGPFAEEARALGGFAVEVLPDRPGAAVDRLEALLAAEGADVVHSHGSRGNMVAGLLRRRRPVPTVTTVHSDYRHDYLGRPLARVTYGNINKWALRRLDYRIGVSQGMTDLLCDRGFSPDRLFTLYNGLDFTKIPAPVDRAAFWAPYGFSPAPDDVVCGIAARLSPVKDIDTLLRGFAAAAAHCSRLRLVIAGHGELYDRLRALADALGLADRVCFTGWMTDMEAFYQAIDINLLTSLTETFPYALLEGARARRATVATAVGGVPALVDHMVNGYLFRPGDAGALAEHLRCLCDDPALRMRMGEGLYQKAVRTFSMEVMLDTQEEIYRVILRRAARPPARREGVLVCGAYGYNNAGDDAILEGIVREIRAVDPDRPVVVLSRSPRQTRRTCGVSSVYTFNPWGFWRAARRAALFISGGGSLIQNVTSNRSLWYYLLTIVWAHRLGARVLMYGCGVGPLTGRLNRRLTARVLDRRVEAITLREESSLADIGRLGVTRPRIVLSADPALNLPVAARERIDSLLLSQGVPPNGDYIAFALRRWPGFEGKAAAFAEAADYVRDAYGLVPVFLPIERRGDIEAAALAAARVKGAHHLLSHTGPAGEVIGILGRCRAVVAMRLHALIFASGQGIPLVGVAYDEKVTAFLTYMGQSWYTPFASVDAARLKALIDGALAESGQAEERLRAVARLRAVEGRNMEILQEMLRGAPCQK